In one Prosthecochloris aestuarii DSM 271 genomic region, the following are encoded:
- a CDS encoding TrmH family RNA methyltransferase: MTSQRYPYAAKGMIKRFARLHQKKYREREGCFLAEGLRTVSELLRQMPSVEALVALFVGADQLALIPFPERYREKLFLLEQEEMRRLAATTTSQGVIGVFRMGSEDRLSRADEGPSLVVALDDVQDPGNVGTIIRTAAWFGAAAVISGRGTADCYNPKSVRSSAGSLYGLELYSADDLGVELGRLQARGFHIVTASLQGTDIRAFKVWPPRLVLVIGNEANGVSLPIQKISDSMVMIPHGPASPHVESLNAAVSAAILISRFSLG; the protein is encoded by the coding sequence ATGACTTCGCAACGTTATCCTTACGCTGCCAAAGGGATGATCAAGCGCTTTGCCAGACTTCATCAGAAAAAGTATCGGGAGAGAGAGGGCTGTTTTCTTGCCGAGGGTCTGCGGACAGTGAGCGAACTGCTTCGGCAGATGCCATCCGTAGAGGCTCTTGTCGCCTTGTTTGTTGGTGCCGACCAGCTCGCTCTCATACCCTTTCCGGAGCGCTACCGTGAGAAACTGTTCCTGCTTGAGCAGGAAGAGATGAGACGCCTTGCCGCAACGACAACATCACAGGGTGTTATTGGGGTTTTTCGTATGGGGTCAGAAGACAGGCTTTCCCGGGCTGATGAAGGCCCCTCTCTCGTTGTTGCGCTCGATGATGTGCAGGATCCCGGTAATGTCGGCACCATTATCCGCACGGCGGCATGGTTCGGCGCTGCAGCCGTCATTTCGGGACGGGGGACGGCAGACTGCTATAACCCGAAATCCGTTCGGTCGAGTGCGGGAAGCCTCTACGGTCTGGAGCTTTACAGTGCCGATGATCTCGGTGTGGAACTCGGCCGTTTACAAGCCCGGGGTTTTCATATCGTGACTGCATCGTTGCAGGGGACCGATATTCGTGCTTTCAAGGTGTGGCCACCCAGGCTTGTTCTTGTTATAGGAAACGAAGCAAACGGTGTCAGCCTGCCGATTCAGAAGATTTCGGATAGCATGGTCATGATTCCGCACGGCCCTGCCAGTCCTCATGTCGAGTCTCTTAACGCTGCTGTATCAGCCGCCATTCTGATTTCCCGCTTTTCTCTTGGCTGA
- a CDS encoding TerC family protein, which produces MELLFQPETWIALTTLTALEIVLGIDNIIFISILVSRLPAGQRSKGRILGLGLAMVTRILLLLSIAWVMGLKTGLFTVLNHEISGRDLILLCGGLFLLAKSTHEIHHSLEDNGHEEKKSTTANLAAVLLQIAIIDIVFSLDSVITAVGLAKDVAVMIAAIIISIGVMMAAAGSINDFVDRHPTIKMLALSFLILVGATLVAEGAGFEFPRGYIYFAMAFSTCVEMLNIRLRKNGSRPVHLHKDLDMESSGNNQ; this is translated from the coding sequence ATGGAATTGCTCTTTCAGCCCGAAACATGGATCGCCCTGACAACACTCACCGCACTTGAAATTGTTCTGGGTATCGACAATATCATTTTCATCTCGATTCTTGTCAGCAGACTGCCGGCTGGCCAGCGGTCAAAAGGACGAATTCTTGGGCTCGGGCTTGCAATGGTCACAAGAATCCTGCTCCTGCTCTCTATCGCCTGGGTAATGGGACTCAAAACGGGCCTCTTTACCGTCTTGAACCATGAAATATCCGGCAGAGACCTCATTCTTCTCTGCGGCGGACTCTTTCTTCTGGCCAAAAGCACCCATGAAATTCACCATAGTCTCGAAGATAACGGTCATGAAGAGAAAAAAAGCACGACTGCAAACCTTGCAGCCGTACTTCTTCAGATCGCCATCATCGATATTGTTTTCTCCCTCGATTCAGTCATCACCGCTGTTGGCCTGGCCAAAGATGTCGCTGTTATGATCGCTGCAATCATCATCTCTATTGGTGTTATGATGGCTGCCGCAGGATCGATCAACGACTTTGTCGATCGCCATCCGACCATTAAAATGCTTGCCCTCAGTTTTCTGATCCTGGTTGGAGCAACGCTTGTTGCTGAAGGGGCAGGCTTCGAATTCCCCCGTGGGTATATCTATTTTGCCATGGCATTCTCAACCTGTGTTGAAATGCTGAACATACGTCTGCGAAAAAACGGTTCCAGACCGGTCCATCTCCACAAAGATCTGGACATGGAAAGCAGCGGAAACAACCAGTAA
- a CDS encoding Ni/Fe hydrogenase subunit alpha: MAKVDCNIDVHHITRVEGHGNIHITIRDGKLIDAQWAVVETPRFFEVMVRGLSAERVPFLTSRICGICSISHALASIRSLERAMQIAPPPAAVRLRQLAMHGETLQSHALHIFFLAVPDFVNTPNVLPLIETHPEIVQAGLRMKAAGNAISEIVTGRCTHPVSLVLGGLSKAPDRQALEGLKKQLEQVLPDLDLTAQFCTTLSIPDFVRETEFVSLQNGENYPAIGGDLVSTDGVCRDENDYLAMTNEYKPDFTTTKFTRLSRESFAAGALARFNNNYDLLRPEAQNAARLFGLEPVTHNPFMNNIAQLVECYHIVNDAIALIEELLDAPLEKVKTAWKPKAGAATGAVEAPRGILYHHMEVDEKGKVVRGDCIIPTTQNNANIHHDLAALAKQALSEGKNDKEIQLLCEMLVRSYDPCISCSVH, encoded by the coding sequence ATGGCAAAAGTTGATTGCAATATCGATGTCCACCATATCACAAGGGTTGAAGGACATGGCAATATTCACATTACAATTCGTGACGGCAAACTCATTGATGCGCAATGGGCTGTCGTTGAAACCCCGAGGTTCTTCGAAGTCATGGTCAGGGGACTCAGTGCCGAACGCGTTCCCTTCCTGACATCGAGAATATGCGGCATCTGTTCGATAAGCCACGCACTGGCAAGTATACGTTCCCTGGAACGGGCGATGCAAATCGCTCCACCGCCGGCAGCGGTCAGGCTCAGGCAGCTTGCCATGCACGGCGAAACGCTTCAGAGCCACGCCCTGCACATTTTTTTCCTGGCCGTCCCTGATTTCGTCAATACCCCCAATGTCCTGCCGCTCATTGAAACACATCCCGAAATAGTTCAGGCCGGACTGAGAATGAAAGCTGCCGGCAACGCCATCAGCGAGATCGTCACCGGACGCTGCACCCACCCTGTAAGCCTTGTGCTTGGCGGACTGAGCAAAGCTCCTGACAGGCAAGCGCTCGAAGGGCTGAAAAAACAGCTCGAACAGGTATTGCCGGACCTTGACCTCACTGCGCAATTCTGCACGACGCTCTCCATTCCTGACTTCGTGCGCGAAACCGAATTCGTTTCGCTTCAGAACGGCGAGAACTATCCCGCCATAGGAGGCGATCTGGTATCGACTGACGGAGTCTGCAGAGATGAAAACGACTACCTTGCGATGACCAATGAATACAAGCCTGACTTCACGACCACGAAGTTCACCCGCCTCAGCAGGGAATCATTTGCCGCTGGCGCGCTGGCCCGCTTCAACAACAACTACGATCTGCTTCGCCCTGAAGCACAGAATGCGGCTCGCCTGTTCGGGCTCGAACCGGTCACTCACAACCCGTTCATGAACAACATTGCGCAGCTCGTCGAGTGCTATCACATCGTCAACGATGCCATCGCTCTGATCGAAGAGCTCCTTGACGCCCCGCTTGAGAAAGTCAAAACAGCATGGAAACCCAAAGCAGGGGCAGCAACCGGCGCTGTGGAAGCACCGAGAGGCATTCTCTACCATCACATGGAAGTTGACGAAAAGGGAAAAGTGGTCAGAGGAGACTGCATTATCCCGACAACGCAGAATAATGCCAATATTCACCACGAT
- a CDS encoding FAD/NAD(P)-binding protein has translation MQTDRGYKCRITNIVELTGEEKLFQLRIIDRHERQIFSFRPGQFLMLEVPGYGQIPISISSSTSNNEFIELCIRKAGRVTGALFQAKAGALVAIRGPFGSSFPMDEMADSNIILVAGGLGIAPLRAPLFWINDHRDRYNKVHLLYGTKEPSQLLFTYQFDEWKKVNHIDLQTIVENPSPEWQGKTGMITELLNDIAIEPANTYAIVCGPPVMFKFVCNQLDREGIPMNRMFVSLERRMHCGMGKCCRCMVGSTFTCVDGPVFDYWSVMNLQEAI, from the coding sequence ATGCAGACCGACAGGGGATATAAATGCAGAATCACCAATATCGTAGAGCTCACCGGTGAGGAAAAGCTCTTTCAGCTCAGAATCATCGACCGCCATGAACGCCAGATATTCAGCTTTCGTCCCGGACAGTTTCTTATGCTCGAAGTCCCCGGCTACGGCCAGATCCCGATCTCCATATCCAGCTCGACAAGCAATAATGAGTTCATAGAACTCTGCATCAGAAAAGCAGGCCGGGTTACCGGAGCCCTTTTTCAGGCAAAAGCAGGTGCGCTGGTCGCAATCAGAGGCCCTTTCGGATCATCCTTTCCTATGGATGAAATGGCAGACAGCAACATCATTCTGGTAGCGGGAGGACTGGGAATAGCCCCGTTGAGGGCTCCGCTGTTCTGGATCAATGATCACCGTGACCGATACAACAAGGTTCACCTGCTCTATGGAACAAAGGAACCATCACAGTTGCTGTTCACCTATCAGTTCGATGAGTGGAAAAAGGTCAACCATATAGACCTGCAGACGATTGTCGAAAACCCTTCTCCCGAATGGCAGGGAAAAACCGGCATGATAACAGAACTTCTGAACGATATTGCCATAGAGCCGGCAAACACCTACGCCATCGTCTGCGGTCCTCCGGTCATGTTCAAGTTTGTCTGCAACCAGCTCGACCGGGAGGGCATCCCCATGAACAGGATGTTCGTCTCTCTCGAGCGGCGCATGCACTGCGGCATGGGCAAGTGCTGCAGATGTATGGTAGGATCGACCTTTACCTGTGTCGATGGACCTGTTTTCGATTACTGGTCGGTCATGAATCTTCAAGAAGCCATTTAA
- a CDS encoding 4Fe-4S dicluster domain-containing protein, which translates to MIYKVISKKEFTAFVDTLVKANLSYGPKQVDTAKNGDPIYQFKEVHSAEEIAFDYTATHSSAKHLLLPYSEELSHFTFRDGDWKQEIAYENTPKVLIGLRACDISGLNILDDVLLNGKFPSPYYLAHRKNTFIIGMDHLPLPDCFCKSLNHHTVSKGFNLFCSDIGDKYYLSINSSKAYTYLKEFAIEDPSDEDDCRLIERRKLIKQSFRTEVEVTGLPSFLDIEFDSPIWKKWGDKCLNCGTCAMVCPTCYCYDTKEHIDTGLEGASREKQLYSCNLVDFAEVAGGHNFRPGNGDRLKYRYYHHYRGFAENANQQICVGCNRCGRACLADINPKDVINDLRMEKESCMICASPSPIRT; encoded by the coding sequence ATGATTTACAAAGTCATCAGCAAGAAGGAGTTCACTGCATTTGTCGATACCCTCGTCAAAGCAAACCTCTCCTATGGACCGAAACAGGTCGATACAGCAAAAAACGGCGACCCGATATACCAGTTCAAAGAGGTGCACTCTGCTGAAGAAATCGCATTCGACTATACGGCAACGCACTCGTCAGCCAAGCACCTGCTTCTGCCTTACAGCGAAGAACTTTCGCATTTCACCTTCCGCGACGGTGACTGGAAGCAGGAGATCGCCTACGAGAATACGCCAAAGGTGCTCATCGGACTGCGTGCATGCGATATCAGCGGACTCAACATTCTTGACGATGTGCTGCTGAACGGCAAATTTCCGTCACCATACTATCTGGCGCACCGAAAAAACACCTTTATCATCGGCATGGACCATCTGCCTCTGCCGGACTGCTTCTGCAAATCGCTCAATCATCACACTGTCAGCAAAGGATTCAATCTGTTCTGCTCAGACATCGGAGACAAATACTATCTTTCGATCAACTCCTCGAAAGCCTATACCTATCTTAAAGAGTTTGCTATAGAGGATCCCTCCGACGAAGATGACTGCCGCCTTATCGAACGCCGAAAGCTCATCAAGCAGAGCTTCCGGACCGAAGTCGAAGTGACTGGCCTGCCGAGTTTTCTTGACATCGAATTTGATTCTCCGATATGGAAAAAGTGGGGAGACAAATGTCTTAACTGCGGGACCTGCGCAATGGTATGCCCCACATGCTACTGCTATGACACGAAGGAACATATCGATACCGGTCTCGAAGGGGCGTCGAGAGAAAAACAGCTCTACTCCTGCAATCTCGTTGACTTCGCCGAAGTTGCCGGTGGCCATAACTTCCGACCGGGAAACGGCGACCGCCTCAAATACCGCTATTACCATCACTACCGGGGTTTTGCCGAAAACGCCAATCAGCAGATCTGCGTCGGATGCAACCGGTGCGGCAGGGCCTGCCTGGCCGATATCAATCCGAAAGATGTCATCAACGACCTCAGAATGGAGAAAGAATCATGCATGATATGCGCTTCACCATCCCCCATCAGGACCTGA
- a CDS encoding Lon protease family protein, translating to MSLPAPLNADTLYKHCDAEQFSFSTTEELEDKPQSAGQERAIEAIRFSIGMKHDGFNLFALGPGGTGKQTAIELYLKTTAPAEKVPDDWCYVYNFLKPRQPAAISMPPGKACALSKDMDLLIEELITSIPAAFNSEEYQEQEKAIKEEFQDKESSAIEALEKKAADNNIAVIRTPSGFAFAPIRKGEVLKSEEFLRLKPDEKEDIEREIAVLKESMQSIMMQIPKWQREGQEKLKELNQQVAGLAIRPVISELKTKYREIAAIATYLEAAEKDIIDNFEQFLAREDQMQEILPVPAAIKGSRKKQFHRYRVNVIVDNGDTNGAPVVYEDKPSCQNLLGDIEHISQMGTLVTDFTLIKSGALHKANGGYLILDARRLLLEPLAYEALKKAIRTRQIRIESLAQLYSLISTVSLEPEPLALDIKVILLGERHLYYLLSAYDPDFRELFKVAADFDDTMERSEPAANSYANILAGIVRKGNLRHLDRHAVARVIEYGARISGDANRLSTHLQSLADLVHEADFFAGEDNSAHIGRNHIQKAIDAKRYRAGRIPERIRTSMMEKTILIDTDSEKTGQINGLAVYLLGDQSFGHPSRITAQIRMGKGEVIDIEREVEMGGPIHSKGVLILTGFLGGRFGVDQPLSLSATLVFEQSYSGIEGDSASSAELYALLSALSDIPIRQWLAVTGSVNQHGEVQAIGGVNEKIEGFFDLCNARGLSGKEGVLIPASNTRHLMLREDVVEAVRDNRFHIYPVTHIDEGIEILTGKSAGKADENNVWQEGSINARIVARLKEIAEKQKAFSALSQKHSNNE from the coding sequence ATGTCTCTGCCCGCACCCCTGAACGCTGACACGCTCTATAAACACTGTGATGCCGAACAGTTCAGTTTCAGCACAACGGAGGAACTCGAAGACAAGCCGCAGTCTGCCGGACAGGAACGCGCGATCGAAGCTATCCGTTTCAGTATAGGAATGAAACATGACGGTTTCAATCTCTTTGCCCTCGGCCCCGGAGGCACGGGAAAACAGACCGCTATCGAACTCTATCTCAAAACAACGGCTCCGGCTGAGAAGGTGCCTGACGACTGGTGTTACGTCTATAATTTCCTGAAACCCCGTCAGCCTGCGGCGATATCGATGCCTCCGGGCAAAGCCTGTGCATTGAGCAAAGATATGGACCTCCTGATCGAAGAGCTCATCACCAGTATTCCGGCAGCCTTCAACAGCGAAGAGTATCAGGAGCAGGAAAAAGCGATCAAAGAGGAGTTCCAGGATAAAGAATCCTCAGCCATTGAAGCGCTTGAAAAAAAAGCTGCCGATAATAATATAGCCGTCATCCGAACACCTTCAGGCTTTGCGTTCGCTCCCATACGCAAAGGAGAGGTTCTTAAATCCGAGGAGTTCCTGCGCCTCAAGCCTGATGAAAAAGAAGACATCGAACGTGAAATCGCTGTCCTGAAAGAGTCGATGCAATCGATCATGATGCAGATACCCAAATGGCAGCGGGAAGGCCAGGAAAAACTCAAGGAGCTCAACCAGCAGGTTGCCGGTCTGGCTATCAGGCCGGTCATCAGCGAGCTGAAAACCAAATACAGAGAGATAGCTGCGATTGCAACCTATCTCGAAGCGGCCGAAAAAGATATTATCGATAATTTTGAACAATTTCTGGCAAGAGAGGATCAGATGCAGGAAATCCTGCCAGTGCCTGCAGCCATCAAAGGAAGCCGAAAAAAGCAGTTCCACCGCTACAGGGTCAATGTGATTGTCGACAACGGCGACACCAATGGCGCTCCGGTGGTCTACGAAGATAAACCCTCCTGCCAGAACCTCCTGGGCGATATCGAGCACATCTCCCAGATGGGAACGCTCGTGACGGATTTCACACTGATCAAATCCGGAGCGCTGCACAAAGCTAACGGAGGCTACCTGATCCTCGACGCACGCCGCCTCCTGCTTGAACCACTGGCATACGAAGCCTTAAAAAAAGCCATTCGTACCCGGCAAATCCGCATTGAATCGCTTGCCCAGCTCTACAGTCTGATCAGCACGGTCTCACTTGAGCCGGAACCGCTTGCGCTTGATATCAAGGTTATCCTGCTTGGAGAACGGCACCTCTACTACCTCTTGAGCGCCTACGATCCGGATTTCAGGGAACTCTTCAAGGTTGCCGCCGATTTTGACGACACGATGGAGCGAAGCGAACCGGCAGCCAATTCCTATGCCAATATTCTTGCCGGCATCGTACGCAAAGGAAATCTCCGTCATCTCGACCGCCACGCGGTCGCACGCGTCATTGAATACGGCGCCCGGATCTCGGGAGATGCCAACCGCCTCTCTACCCATCTGCAGAGCCTTGCCGATCTGGTCCATGAAGCCGATTTTTTCGCCGGAGAAGACAACTCCGCCCATATAGGCCGGAACCACATTCAGAAAGCCATTGATGCCAAGCGCTATCGAGCAGGCAGAATACCGGAAAGAATCAGAACATCGATGATGGAAAAGACCATCCTGATCGATACTGATTCGGAAAAAACCGGACAGATCAATGGACTTGCCGTCTACCTGCTTGGCGACCAGTCTTTCGGGCATCCGAGCAGAATAACAGCACAGATCAGAATGGGAAAGGGAGAGGTCATCGACATCGAACGGGAAGTTGAAATGGGCGGCCCCATCCACTCGAAAGGAGTCCTGATCCTAACCGGTTTTCTTGGTGGGCGATTTGGTGTCGATCAGCCGCTTTCACTTTCGGCAACACTGGTCTTTGAACAATCATACAGCGGAATTGAAGGCGACAGCGCATCATCAGCGGAACTCTACGCTCTGCTCTCGGCCCTTTCCGACATCCCCATACGCCAGTGGCTCGCGGTGACCGGCTCGGTCAACCAGCATGGAGAGGTTCAGGCTATCGGTGGCGTCAATGAAAAAATTGAGGGTTTTTTCGACCTCTGCAATGCACGGGGACTTTCCGGCAAAGAGGGCGTGCTCATCCCGGCTTCCAACACGAGACACCTCATGCTGCGGGAAGATGTCGTAGAAGCAGTCCGGGACAACCGTTTCCACATCTATCCAGTGACTCACATCGATGAAGGCATCGAGATCCTCACCGGAAAATCAGCAGGAAAAGCGGATGAAAACAACGTCTGGCAAGAGGGTTCCATCAATGCCCGAATTGTCGCCAGGCTTAAAGAGATAGCCGAAAAACAAAAGGCTTTTTCAGCACTATCGCAAAAGCACAGCAACAACGAGTAA
- a CDS encoding universal stress protein, which produces MMSNTLPDTLSIKRITVALDGSSHSKASLNIATDIARALNAEINGIYVEDVNLLRMAALPFAEEIDRLSGRREPVDSAGLERSLQLQARQAGQMLRQAAERFRLVHSFRTLRGQVAAQVLAEALSSDLLVLGKTGKTPVCRKKMGTTAKAVITSGTTSILLMRPGFSIQEPLLVLFDGSHGAAAALVTTAAIADKSTHIHVLLIANSPEKAEKLKESAKTLLPPTCNVTFHETPWTDIAMLQQCIGMIGSGLVVASDTEGTLSKESMHELIEKLDYPVLLIRKSTQQPLP; this is translated from the coding sequence ATGATGAGCAATACCCTTCCTGATACACTTTCCATCAAACGCATTACCGTTGCGCTTGACGGCTCATCCCACAGCAAGGCATCGCTGAACATAGCCACTGACATAGCGCGGGCCCTGAACGCTGAAATCAATGGAATTTATGTCGAAGATGTCAATCTCCTGCGCATGGCAGCCCTACCGTTCGCCGAAGAAATAGATCGTCTCTCCGGACGTCGGGAACCGGTGGACAGCGCGGGTCTTGAACGATCGCTGCAACTTCAGGCCCGGCAGGCTGGCCAGATGCTCAGACAGGCTGCAGAGCGTTTTCGCCTTGTCCACTCGTTCAGAACGCTCAGAGGACAGGTTGCTGCGCAAGTTCTTGCCGAGGCACTTTCGAGCGACCTGCTGGTACTCGGAAAAACGGGAAAAACTCCGGTCTGCCGAAAAAAAATGGGAACAACAGCCAAAGCGGTCATCACATCAGGCACAACCAGTATTCTTCTGATGCGACCGGGATTTTCTATACAGGAACCGCTTCTGGTACTTTTCGATGGATCACATGGAGCCGCAGCAGCCCTTGTAACAACGGCCGCCATCGCAGACAAGTCGACGCATATTCATGTGCTTCTGATCGCCAACAGCCCGGAAAAAGCTGAGAAACTGAAAGAAAGTGCGAAAACACTCCTTCCTCCGACCTGCAACGTCACCTTCCATGAGACACCCTGGACCGACATAGCAATGCTTCAGCAGTGCATCGGCATGATCGGCTCAGGACTGGTGGTGGCAAGCGATACCGAAGGAACCCTCTCAAAAGAATCCATGCATGAACTCATTGAAAAACTTGACTATCCGGTTCTGCTGATACGAAAAAGCACTCAACAGCCCTTACCATAA
- a CDS encoding NADH ubiquinone oxidoreductase translates to MQHLGFSHSKLKIGSFDFTCCEGCQLQLANRESSLVEFLDLLDIRNFREISSERHDDYDIALVEGSISREDEVQRLKAIRNQAKVLIAYGSCACFGGINSLKNSFTTEQCVRDVYGDSHVDTLPVRRISDVVNVDFSIPGCPVSKEEVEHIIVSIATGAMVSLPKYPVCVECKQQLNTCLFDLGEICLGPITRAGCKAVCPTGKTACLGCRGPAEDLNGASFLQLVADRGLSMDELDEKLRFYNCFEDLSNGKS, encoded by the coding sequence GTGCAACATCTCGGGTTTTCGCACTCGAAGCTGAAAATCGGCTCATTTGATTTCACCTGCTGCGAAGGCTGCCAGCTGCAGCTTGCAAACAGAGAATCAAGCCTCGTGGAATTTCTGGATCTCCTCGATATCCGCAATTTTCGTGAAATCTCTTCGGAAAGACATGACGATTACGATATCGCTCTGGTCGAGGGCAGCATCAGCCGTGAAGATGAGGTTCAGCGTCTCAAGGCCATACGAAACCAGGCAAAAGTCTTGATCGCATACGGCAGCTGCGCCTGTTTCGGAGGAATCAACAGCCTGAAAAACAGCTTCACCACAGAACAATGCGTCCGTGACGTCTACGGCGACAGCCATGTAGACACCCTTCCCGTTCGCAGAATCAGCGACGTGGTCAACGTCGATTTCAGCATTCCGGGGTGCCCGGTTTCAAAAGAAGAGGTTGAGCATATCATCGTCAGTATCGCGACCGGTGCTATGGTGAGCCTTCCGAAATATCCGGTCTGCGTGGAGTGTAAACAGCAGCTCAACACCTGCCTGTTCGATCTTGGAGAAATCTGTCTCGGCCCCATCACCAGAGCCGGCTGCAAGGCGGTCTGCCCTACCGGTAAAACAGCATGTCTCGGCTGCAGAGGACCTGCAGAGGATCTCAATGGCGCATCATTCCTCCAGCTGGTTGCCGATCGCGGGCTCAGCATGGATGAACTGGATGAAAAGCTCCGCTTTTATAACTGTTTCGAGGATCTCAGCAATGGCAAAAGTTGA
- a CDS encoding peptidase U32 family protein, which produces MHTLKKPELIAPAGDRTSLITALNAGADAIYFGAESCNMRARSRSFNSRDFHDIASLCQEHQARSYLALNTLVFDNEIEMVNMTVAAAKKAGIDAVICWDVAAINACRTQNMPFHLSTQASVSNYSAVSFYASLGAKMIVLARELTIEQVNSITEQIRKDKLDVAIECFVHGAMCVAVSGRCFLSQDIFGRSANRGACLQPCRRRYRIIDEEEGFELEIGTDTVMSPKDLCAISLMPLLIDSGITGFKIEGRNRSPEYVHTTTSCYRQAIDYIVAHRHETSFEEDYQAVADNLTRQLKTVYNREFSSGFYFGKPFDAWTRNYGSRATEKKVYLGTVLKYYPQAEIAEILIHSEELKRHDKLSIQGTTTGIVILNAESFHASDKPADSAEKGEVVTLPCNRKVRKNDKVYLLRPI; this is translated from the coding sequence ATGCATACCTTAAAGAAACCGGAACTGATCGCTCCTGCCGGAGACAGAACCTCGCTCATAACTGCTCTGAATGCAGGAGCTGACGCAATCTATTTTGGCGCAGAAAGCTGCAACATGCGCGCCAGAAGCCGCAGTTTCAACAGCCGGGATTTCCATGATATCGCATCACTCTGCCAGGAACATCAGGCCAGGTCCTATCTTGCGCTCAACACTCTCGTCTTCGATAACGAAATTGAGATGGTCAACATGACGGTCGCAGCAGCAAAAAAGGCCGGCATCGATGCCGTCATCTGCTGGGATGTGGCCGCTATCAATGCCTGCAGAACTCAGAATATGCCGTTCCATCTCTCCACCCAGGCATCGGTCAGCAACTACAGCGCAGTCTCGTTCTATGCCTCTCTCGGTGCAAAGATGATTGTGCTTGCCCGCGAACTGACGATTGAACAGGTAAACTCCATCACCGAACAAATTCGAAAGGACAAGCTCGATGTCGCTATCGAATGCTTCGTTCACGGTGCAATGTGCGTCGCTGTTTCAGGCAGATGTTTTCTTTCGCAGGATATTTTCGGTCGTTCCGCCAACAGGGGCGCATGCCTGCAGCCCTGCCGCCGCCGTTACCGGATTATCGATGAAGAAGAGGGCTTTGAGCTGGAAATCGGAACCGATACGGTAATGAGCCCCAAAGACCTCTGTGCGATCTCCTTGATGCCTCTGCTTATCGACTCTGGAATTACCGGTTTCAAGATAGAAGGACGCAACCGCAGTCCTGAATATGTCCATACCACGACATCCTGCTACCGCCAGGCCATCGACTACATTGTAGCACACCGCCATGAAACATCATTCGAAGAAGATTATCAAGCAGTTGCCGACAATCTTACCAGGCAGCTGAAAACAGTCTACAACCGTGAGTTTTCGAGCGGATTTTATTTCGGCAAGCCCTTCGATGCCTGGACAAGGAACTACGGTTCGAGAGCGACCGAAAAAAAGGTCTATCTCGGCACCGTTCTCAAGTACTACCCTCAAGCAGAAATCGCTGAAATCCTCATCCACTCGGAAGAACTGAAGCGGCATGACAAACTCTCGATACAGGGCACGACAACAGGGATTGTCATCCTCAACGCTGAATCATTTCACGCATCCGATAAACCCGCAGATTCCGCCGAGAAAGGCGAAGTAGTCACCCTGCCCTGCAACCGAAAAGTCAGAAAAAACGACAAAGTATATCTGCTTCGACCAATCTGA